One window from the genome of Candidatus Synechococcus calcipolaris G9 encodes:
- a CDS encoding chlorophyll a/b-binding protein: MRSGSIIDDQGKMNNFAIEPQMYVMSESQSGFTPYAELFNGRLAMIGFVSLLALEVITGHGLIGFLTSL, from the coding sequence ATGAGAAGCGGTTCTATCATCGATGATCAAGGGAAAATGAACAATTTTGCCATTGAGCCTCAAATGTACGTTATGAGCGAGTCTCAGTCTGGCTTTACCCCCTACGCTGAGTTGTTCAATGGTCGTCTAGCTATGATTGGCTTTGTTTCTCTCTTGGCCCTGGAAGTCATTACGGGCCATGGTCTTATTGGCTTTTTGACCAGTCTCTAG
- a CDS encoding DUF427 domain-containing protein, translating into MAKATWNGVVLAESDRCEVVEGNQYFPPESLNQDYFQASPTHTTCGWKGTASYYTLVVNGQENKDAAWYYPDPKEAAKKIKGYVAFWRGVKVEA; encoded by the coding sequence ATGGCAAAAGCCACTTGGAACGGTGTTGTTCTAGCCGAGAGCGATCGCTGTGAAGTTGTAGAAGGGAATCAATACTTTCCGCCGGAGTCCCTGAATCAGGATTATTTTCAGGCCAGCCCAACCCATACCACCTGTGGTTGGAAGGGAACTGCCAGCTACTATACCCTGGTCGTCAATGGCCAGGAAAATAAGGATGCAGCCTGGTATTATCCTGACCCCAAGGAAGCCGCTAAAAAGATTAAGGGCTATGTTGCGTTCTGGCGCGGTGTTAAGGTTGAAGCGTAA
- the pyk gene encoding pyruvate kinase codes for MTLKTLTPKTKIVATIGPASSSKETIKQMVMAGMSVARLNFSHGTYADHARMVTLLRQVSEELDMPITLLQDLQGPKIRVGQLPNGEISLVEGEQLTLVPASIAEPPEQTITIDYPYLAEDVAPGTQILLDDGLLELTVDRVEGNAVICTVLEGGILKSRKGVNLPSVELRLPSMTEKDRQDLDFGLAQGVDWVSLSFVRRAEDVIALKQYLADKGAADTPVIAKIEKPQAIANLEAIVQECNGLMVARGDLGVEMKPETVPLLQKKIIRLCNQKRIPVITATQMLDSMIRNSRPTRAEASDVANAIIDGTDAVMLSGESAVGDFPVKSVEMLAKIATEVERDIEYINHPPNQTNETYALSEALRAIIKTLPLRCIVAFTNSGYTSMIASAERPNIPVVAFTPHQTIYHRLNLIWGVKPVVLDHEVETFEELVEQAELVLRQRNVVQSEDKIVIMGGIPTRHSRGTNFIKIHTIH; via the coding sequence ATGACCCTGAAAACCTTAACCCCCAAAACCAAAATCGTTGCGACCATTGGCCCCGCCAGTAGTTCTAAGGAAACGATTAAACAAATGGTGATGGCGGGGATGAGTGTGGCCCGCCTCAACTTCTCCCATGGCACCTACGCGGATCATGCCCGGATGGTGACCCTCCTACGGCAAGTGTCTGAAGAATTGGATATGCCCATCACCCTGCTTCAGGATCTGCAAGGGCCAAAAATTCGCGTAGGTCAACTTCCCAATGGTGAAATCTCTTTGGTGGAGGGAGAGCAACTGACCCTCGTTCCGGCATCCATAGCAGAACCACCGGAGCAGACTATTACTATTGACTATCCCTACTTGGCGGAGGATGTCGCCCCAGGCACGCAAATTTTGCTGGATGATGGTTTACTCGAACTCACTGTAGATCGGGTGGAGGGGAACGCGGTCATTTGTACCGTTCTGGAGGGGGGAATCTTAAAAAGTCGTAAGGGGGTTAATTTACCCAGTGTAGAACTGCGGCTACCGTCCATGACCGAAAAGGATCGGCAGGATTTAGATTTTGGTTTAGCCCAGGGGGTGGATTGGGTCTCCTTAAGTTTTGTGAGGCGGGCCGAGGATGTGATTGCCCTCAAGCAATATCTGGCGGACAAGGGCGCGGCGGATACCCCAGTGATTGCCAAAATTGAAAAACCCCAGGCGATCGCTAATTTAGAAGCCATTGTCCAAGAATGTAATGGTCTGATGGTGGCGCGGGGTGACCTGGGGGTGGAAATGAAACCGGAAACTGTTCCCCTCCTGCAAAAAAAAATCATTCGCCTCTGCAATCAAAAACGGATTCCCGTGATTACGGCCACCCAAATGCTCGATAGTATGATCCGGAACTCTCGGCCGACGCGGGCGGAAGCCAGTGATGTAGCCAATGCCATTATTGATGGCACCGATGCCGTGATGCTGTCTGGGGAATCGGCGGTGGGGGACTTTCCCGTAAAATCCGTAGAAATGCTCGCCAAAATCGCCACAGAAGTTGAGCGGGATATTGAGTACATTAACCATCCCCCCAACCAAACCAACGAAACCTATGCTCTAAGTGAAGCTCTCCGCGCCATTATCAAGACCTTACCCCTCCGCTGTATTGTTGCCTTCACCAATTCCGGCTATACGTCCATGATTGCCTCCGCCGAACGGCCCAACATCCCGGTGGTTGCCTTTACCCCCCATCAAACGATTTACCACCGCCTGAATCTGATTTGGGGGGTGAAGCCCGTTGTCCTCGATCACGAAGTTGAAACCTTTGAAGAACTGGTGGAGCAGGCAGAACTCGTCCTCCGCCAACGCAATGTGGTGCAATCTGAGGACAAAATTGTGATTATGGGAGGGATTCCCACGCGCCATTCTCGGGGCACGAACTTTATTAAGATTCACACGATTCATTAG
- the secG gene encoding preprotein translocase subunit SecG: protein MTLEQIAMGIWAFSALGLVILVLLHSPKGDGLAGIGGQAQLFTSTKSAETTLNRVTWTLTAIFMGLTVALSAGWLS, encoded by the coding sequence ATGACACTTGAACAAATCGCTATGGGTATATGGGCTTTTTCTGCCCTGGGCCTCGTTATCCTAGTCCTACTCCACAGCCCTAAGGGGGATGGTTTGGCGGGCATTGGCGGCCAAGCCCAATTATTCACCAGTACCAAAAGTGCGGAAACGACCCTGAATCGCGTCACCTGGACTCTCACGGCAATTTTTATGGGTTTAACGGTGGCCCTGAGTGCGGGTTGGCTCAGTTAA
- a CDS encoding ABC transporter ATP-binding protein, with the protein MTEPVANQPLLRVHEVYGGYLPDLDILRGINFVLYPGELVSIIGPNGAGKSTLAKTIAGLLTPRQGSITLRDEDITHLRPNQVVQKGIAYVPQITNVFRSLTVDENLEMGAFIGDRNITILKQKIFAAFPRLAERRKQRAGTLSGGERQMLAMGRAMMMDPQVLVLDEPSAALSPLLVSNVFAKIKEINREGTSIILVEQNARKALAMSDRGYVLDMGKDCFEGSGPDLLDNPKVGELYLGAGHH; encoded by the coding sequence GTGACTGAACCAGTAGCCAATCAACCCCTCCTTCGTGTCCATGAGGTCTATGGGGGCTATCTGCCGGATTTAGATATTCTGCGGGGAATTAACTTTGTCCTCTATCCAGGGGAATTGGTGTCGATTATTGGCCCCAATGGTGCGGGCAAATCCACCCTGGCAAAGACGATCGCTGGGTTGCTCACACCCCGGCAGGGATCCATTACGTTGCGGGATGAGGATATTACCCATCTGCGCCCCAATCAGGTGGTGCAAAAGGGCATTGCCTATGTTCCCCAAATTACCAATGTGTTCCGATCGCTGACGGTGGATGAAAACCTGGAAATGGGTGCCTTTATTGGCGATCGCAATATTACTATTCTAAAGCAAAAAATTTTCGCCGCCTTTCCCCGCCTAGCGGAACGCCGAAAACAACGGGCGGGAACCCTATCTGGGGGGGAACGACAAATGTTAGCCATGGGCCGGGCAATGATGATGGATCCCCAGGTGTTGGTGTTAGATGAACCATCGGCGGCCCTATCGCCCCTCTTGGTGAGTAATGTTTTCGCGAAAATCAAAGAAATTAATAGGGAGGGAACCTCCATTATTCTCGTGGAACAAAATGCCCGTAAAGCCCTAGCTATGAGCGATCGCGGCTATGTTTTAGATATGGGCAAAGATTGCTTTGAAGGCTCTGGTCCCGATTTACTTGATAATCCCAAGGTAGGGGAGTTGTATCTGGGAGCGGGGCATCATTAG
- a CDS encoding indolepyruvate ferredoxin oxidoreductase subunit alpha, producing the protein MAHTIVTSTCEGIADCVEACPVACIHPGEGKNQKGTDWFWIDFSTCIDCGICFQVCPVEGAILQEERPDLQRTSS; encoded by the coding sequence GTGGCCCACACCATTGTTACAAGTACCTGTGAAGGGATTGCCGACTGCGTTGAGGCCTGCCCTGTTGCCTGCATTCATCCCGGCGAGGGTAAAAATCAGAAGGGCACGGATTGGTTTTGGATTGATTTTTCGACCTGTATTGATTGCGGTATTTGCTTTCAGGTCTGCCCTGTGGAAGGAGCCATTCTCCAAGAGGAGCGGCCAGATTTACAACGGACATCCTCCTAG